The following are encoded together in the Triticum dicoccoides isolate Atlit2015 ecotype Zavitan chromosome 6B, WEW_v2.0, whole genome shotgun sequence genome:
- the LOC119320552 gene encoding disease resistance protein RGA5-like yields MELAMLAIRPLLPKLGGLLAGEFTLEKRVRKGVDTLNKELKLMHAALHKVAKVPPEQLDEGVKIWAGMVRDLAHQMEDIIDAFILRVDDGGGPTNSKNRVKKLLKKTSKLFKKGKDLHRISDALEDAVGQAKQLAELRQRYKLETRDMHEMETWDTGAGASIDPRTMALYTDVTELIGIEEPRDELINMLFQGDAWSKGLLKTVSVVGFGGLGKTTLARTVYGKIKVQFDCGAFVSVSQNPDMKKIFKDILFELDKKAYSNIYDTTREEKHLIDELIEFLHGKRYLIVIDDIWDGKLWQLIKCAFSSNSLGSRLVTITRILSVAEACCSSTHDIYRMKPLSDDVSRRLFCRRIFSAGEGCPHELVQVSNHILKKCGGIPLAVITVASLLASNNRLKEKDQWDTVLDSIGRGLTEDHSVKEMKKILLLSYDDLPSYLKPCLLYLSVFPDDHMIKRRNLILKWISEGFVNSEQEGTSLYELGDSYFNELVNRSMIQPIGIDNEEKVKACRVHDMVLDLLCSLASEENFVTILDGTERKMPNSQSKVRRLSIQNINVDVTTISLAQVRSIDVFTHDTVDKLLNRSSCEVLRVLDLHYPFPDTSKLLHLRYLRLNHRYLQKFPMDMGKLQFLQVLDVSKTRIEEMPSSVLRLRRLMYLRIGESMKLMPGIGNLTSLEVLDGPKLGKFYWGSVNDHLVKELGTLTKIEK; encoded by the exons ATGGAGCTCGCCATGTTGGCCATCCGCCCTCTCCTCCCGAAGCTGGGGGGCCTGCTCGCAGGCGAGTTCACCCTAGAGAAGCGTGTGAGGAAAGGCGTCGACACCCTCAACAAGGAGCTGAAGCTGATGCACGCCGCCCTCCACAAGGTGGCCAAAGTGCCGCCGGAGCAGCTCGACGAGGGGGTCAAGATTTGGGCAGGCATGGTGAGAGACCTGGCCCACCAAATGGAGGACATCATCGATGCATTCATCTTGCGCGTCGACGATGGCGGTGGACCTACCAACTCCAAGAATAGAGTGAAGAAGTTACTTAAGAAGACATCCAAATTATTCAAGAAGGGTAAAGATCTCCATCGAATCTCCGATGCTCTAGAAGACGCGGTTGGGCAGGCTAAACAGCTTGCTGAGTTGCGCCAAAGGTACAAGCTCGAGACACGGGATATGCACGAGATGGAGACATGGGATACGGGTGCTGGTGCAAGCATTGACCCTCGCACGATGGCTCTTTACACAGATGTGACAGAGCTCATTGGAATTGAAGAACCACGAGATGAGTTGATCAACATGCTATTTCAAGGTGATGCTTGGTCAAAAGGTCTTCTGAAAACAGTCTCTGTTGTTGGTTTTGGTGGGTTAGGAAAGACAACTCTTGCCAGAACAGTGTATGGCAAGATCAAAGTGCAATTTGATTGTGGTGCTTTTGTTTCGGTTTCTCAGAATCCCGACATGAAGAAAATCTTTAAGGATATTCTTTTTGAGCTCGACAAGAAGGCATATTCAAACATATATGATACAACACGAGAAGAAAAGCATCTCATTGATGAACTCATTGAATTCCTCCATGGCAAAAG GTACCTCATTGTAATTGATGACATATGGGATGGTAAACTGTGGCAATTAATCAAGTGTGCTTTCTCCAGTAACAGTCTCGGAAGTCGATTAGTCACAATAACCCGCATCCTTAGTGTCGCTGAAGCATGTTGCTCTTCCACTCATGATATTTATAGAATGAAACCTCTTTCAGATGATGTGTCAAGAAGGctcttctgtagaagaatattttcTGCCGGTGAAGGATGTCCTCATGAATTGGTACAAGTATCCAACCACATCTTGAAGAAATGTGGTGGAATACCATTAGCTGTTATCACTGTAGCAAGTCTTCTAGCTAGTAATAACAGGTTGAAAGAAAAAGACCAATGGGATACTGTGCTcgattccattggacgtggactcacAGAAGACCATAGTGtaaaggagatgaagaagatattATTACTCAGCTACGATGATCTACCTTCTTATCTTAAGCCATGCTTATTATATCTAAGTGTCTTTCCAGATGATCACATGATTAAGAGACGCAATCTGATATTGAAATGGAtatcagaaggttttgttaatagtGAACAAGAAGGAACTAGCTTATATGAGCTTGGTGACAGCTACTTCAATGAGCTAGTAAATAGAAGTATGATCCAGCCAATAGGCATTGATAATGAAGAAAAGGTAAAAGCGTGTCGTGTACATGACATGGTGCTTGATCTCTTATGTTCATTGGCAAGTGAAGAGAACTTTGTCACTATATTGGATGGTACCGAGAGAAAAATGCCTAACTCGCAAAGCAAGGTCCGAAGATTGTCAATCCAAAATATCAATGTAGATGTGACTACCATCAGTCTGGCACAAGTAAGATCTATTGATGTTTTCACACATGATACTGTTGACAAACTTCTGAACAGGTCAAGTTGTGAAGTTCTACGTGTGTTGGATTTACATTATCCTTTTCCAGATACTAGTAAACTTTTGCATTTGAGGTACCTACGACTGAATCATCGTTACCTTCAGAAGTTTCCAATGGATATGGGAAAGCTGCAGTTTTTGCAAGTCCTTGATGTTAGTAAAACAAGAATAGAAGAAATGCCATCAAGTGTTCTTCGGCTAAGGAGGTTGATGTACCTGCGTATCGGTGAATCAATGAAGCTCATGCCTGGGATTGGTAACTTGACTTCTTTGGAAGTGCTAGATGGACCAAAACTGGGCAAGTTTTATTGGGGTAGTGTCAATGACCATCTTGTGAAAGAGCTGGGCACTCTGACCAAGATAGAGAAATGA